From Thermodesulfobacteriota bacterium, the proteins below share one genomic window:
- the ligD gene encoding non-homologous end-joining DNA ligase, translating into MSRRIVDIAGRRLSLGNLEKVLYPACGFTKAQVLDYYRRVAPLLLPHLRGRALTLKRYPDGVEGESFFEKRCPPHRPAWAGTAEVLQEDGERRTVCVADDLATLVWLANLAALELHVPLARAASPQTPDAVVFDLDPGEGADVLHCARVAILLRDLFARLGLGSAVKTSGQKGLHVFVPLNRPGATFEATRTFSRAVAVTLQRTCPDLVTAKMAKAARRGRVFLNWEQNDASKTMVCAYSLRAREEPWVSCPLAWEELERRERAGDRQGLRIGPEEALARAEAAGDPFRDVLSKRQKLPHL; encoded by the coding sequence GTGAGCCGCAGGATCGTGGACATCGCCGGCCGGCGGCTCTCCCTCGGCAACCTGGAGAAGGTGCTCTACCCCGCCTGCGGCTTCACCAAGGCCCAGGTGCTCGACTACTACCGCCGCGTCGCGCCCCTCCTCCTGCCCCACCTGCGGGGCCGGGCGCTGACCCTCAAGCGCTACCCCGACGGGGTGGAGGGAGAGTCCTTCTTCGAGAAGCGCTGCCCCCCCCACCGGCCGGCCTGGGCCGGGACCGCCGAGGTCCTCCAGGAAGACGGCGAGCGCCGCACGGTCTGCGTGGCGGACGACCTCGCGACACTGGTCTGGTTGGCGAACCTGGCCGCCCTGGAGCTCCACGTGCCCCTAGCCCGGGCCGCCTCGCCCCAAACCCCCGACGCCGTGGTCTTCGATCTCGACCCGGGAGAGGGGGCAGACGTGCTCCACTGCGCCCGGGTGGCGATCCTCCTGCGGGACCTCTTCGCGCGGCTGGGGCTCGGGAGCGCCGTCAAGACGTCGGGCCAGAAGGGACTCCACGTGTTCGTGCCCCTGAACCGGCCGGGGGCCACCTTCGAGGCGACGAGGACCTTCTCCCGGGCCGTGGCCGTGACCCTGCAGCGGACCTGCCCGGACCTGGTCACGGCGAAGATGGCGAAGGCCGCCCGCCGGGGGCGTGTCTTCCTCAACTGGGAGCAGAACGATGCCTCGAAGACCATGGTCTGCGCCTACTCCCTGCGGGCCCGGGAGGAGCCCTGGGTTTCCTGCCCCTTGGCCTGGGAGGAGCTGGAGCGCCGGGAGCGGGCCGGGGACCGGCAGGGGCTCCGGATCGGCCCGGAGGAGGCCCTGGCACGGGCCGAGGCCGCGGGAGATCCCTTTCGGGACGTGCTCTCGAAGCGCCAGAAGCTGCCGCACCTGTAG
- a CDS encoding MFS transporter produces MNPDPTARPSPWPAFSCVALGVFMATLDSSIVNVALPSILADFQVPLALVEWVPNAYLLAITGLLLAFGRLADIHGQRRVFLAGLAVFTVGSGLCAASGTALQLIAARVVQGTGAAMVMACSAAIVTAVFPPEQRGRGLGLVGTTVALGLTSGPALGGLLLGLSGWRSLFLLNLPLGVLGLALTVRFLPPLRFGREHQAFDLLGAALLTLGCTALLLALNRGREWGVAPALAWAAAGAAGLAAFALREARVREPLLELGLFRNRAFSAATAAAVLSYLAGFVAVLLTPFYLTHVRGLGPRDMGLTLTVAPLVMTLLAPWAGALSDRVGYGRLTAWGLAVRAASLLALLLLGPATAFGWVLAALALLGAGSALFNPPNTSSIMGSVPQERLGIAGGVAAVARNLGMVLGISLGGATFSAFYARAGGGSLDGHTPALHAAFMAGWRAALGVGLLACLLALATSLTRSIPAARPARAGSEEAP; encoded by the coding sequence ATGAACCCGGACCCCACGGCACGCCCCTCCCCCTGGCCCGCCTTCTCCTGCGTGGCCCTGGGGGTCTTCATGGCTACGCTCGACTCCTCCATCGTCAACGTGGCCCTGCCCTCGATCCTGGCCGACTTTCAGGTGCCCCTGGCGCTGGTGGAGTGGGTGCCCAACGCCTACCTGTTGGCCATCACGGGGCTCCTGCTGGCGTTCGGGCGCCTGGCGGACATCCACGGGCAGCGGCGGGTGTTTCTGGCGGGGCTCGCGGTGTTCACCGTGGGGTCGGGGCTGTGCGCCGCCTCGGGCACGGCCTTGCAGCTCATCGCCGCCCGGGTCGTGCAGGGCACGGGTGCCGCCATGGTGATGGCGTGCTCCGCAGCCATCGTGACCGCGGTCTTCCCCCCGGAACAGCGCGGGCGGGGGCTGGGCCTGGTGGGTACCACGGTGGCGCTCGGGCTCACGAGCGGCCCGGCCCTGGGCGGGCTGCTCCTGGGGCTTTCCGGCTGGCGGAGCCTGTTTCTCCTCAACCTTCCCCTGGGGGTCCTGGGGCTTGCGCTCACGGTGCGCTTCCTGCCCCCCCTGCGCTTCGGGCGGGAGCATCAGGCGTTCGATCTCCTCGGCGCGGCTCTCCTGACCCTCGGGTGCACCGCCCTGCTCCTGGCCCTCAACCGGGGCCGGGAGTGGGGAGTCGCGCCGGCACTGGCGTGGGCGGCCGCGGGTGCGGCAGGGCTCGCGGCCTTCGCCCTGCGGGAGGCCAGGGTGCGGGAGCCCCTCCTGGAGCTGGGGCTCTTTCGCAACCGCGCCTTCTCCGCAGCCACGGCGGCCGCCGTGCTCTCGTACCTGGCCGGGTTCGTGGCCGTGCTCCTCACCCCCTTCTACCTCACCCACGTCCGGGGGCTCGGTCCCCGCGACATGGGGCTCACCCTCACCGTGGCGCCCCTGGTGATGACGCTTCTCGCGCCCTGGGCCGGAGCCCTCTCGGACCGGGTCGGCTATGGACGGCTCACCGCCTGGGGGCTCGCGGTGCGCGCGGCCTCGCTCCTGGCGTTGCTCCTCCTCGGCCCGGCCACGGCCTTCGGCTGGGTGCTGGCGGCCCTGGCCCTCCTGGGGGCGGGCAGCGCACTCTTCAACCCGCCCAACACCTCTTCCATCATGGGCAGCGTGCCGCAGGAGCGCCTCGGCATCGCGGGGGGGGTGGCCGCGGTGGCCCGGAACCTTGGGATGGTGCTGGGGATCTCCCTGGGAGGAGCGACCTTCTCCGCGTTCTACGCGAGGGCCGGGGGCGGGTCCCTGGACGGCCACACCCCCGCCCTCCACGCCGCCTTCATGGCCGGGTGGCGGGCTGCCCTGGGGGTGGGGCTCCTGGCCTGTCTGCTGGCGCTGGCCACGTCGCTGACCCGGTCCATCCCCGCGGCTCGTCCGGCCCGAGCCGGCTCCGAGGAGGCGCCGTGA
- the ligD gene encoding non-homologous end-joining DNA ligase, with protein MADETLKEYASKRTFGATPEPAPAAGSGGGPLSFVVHKHAARNLHYDLRLELDGVLVSWACPKGPSLDPSVKRLAVRVEDHPLDYRDFEGVIPEGNYGAGPVIVWDRGTYRHPAAGDPRGGEALLREGLRQGDLKFVLEGEKLRGEFALVRTRRGETSWLLLKKKDRHASGAEVLARNRSVASGRALEDLLEAGSEAPKPSDRKRADRLRLREVLEGEDLADAPAGPMPGAVRPMLATPAPEPFDDPEWVFEVKWDGYRAVAEVRDGAVKLSSRNLLPLEERFAPIVEALRECRFEGVLDGEVVAVDERGHPDFQRLQDYPRAGGHLLYCVFDLLHLQGHDLTGLPLVRRKELLQRVLPSSPRLRFSSHVAGEGVLFFRVAREKGLEGIVGKHARSPYLPGTRSRQWRKVRATRAQDAVIGGFTAPRGGRRHLGALVLGVYEGSELVCIGHAGGGLKAEHLRRLRERLEPLVQETCPFRAVPRTNAPATWVRPEVVCEVGYSGWTREGLLRHPVFLRLRDDRVAREVVREGGEEER; from the coding sequence ATGGCCGACGAGACACTCAAGGAGTACGCGTCCAAGCGAACGTTCGGGGCGACGCCCGAGCCCGCGCCGGCGGCGGGCTCGGGGGGCGGGCCGCTCTCCTTCGTGGTGCACAAGCACGCGGCCCGCAACCTCCACTATGACCTGCGGCTCGAGCTCGACGGGGTGCTCGTGAGCTGGGCCTGCCCCAAGGGGCCCTCCCTCGACCCTTCCGTGAAGCGGCTGGCCGTCCGCGTCGAGGACCACCCCCTGGACTACCGGGACTTCGAAGGGGTGATCCCCGAGGGAAACTACGGCGCCGGGCCCGTCATCGTGTGGGACCGGGGCACCTACCGGCACCCGGCGGCGGGGGACCCGAGGGGGGGCGAGGCGCTCCTTCGGGAGGGGCTGCGGCAGGGGGATTTGAAGTTCGTCCTCGAGGGCGAGAAGCTCCGGGGCGAGTTCGCCCTGGTGCGGACGCGCCGGGGCGAAACGTCCTGGCTCCTGCTCAAGAAGAAAGACCGCCACGCGAGCGGGGCGGAGGTCCTCGCCCGAAACCGCTCCGTCGCGTCCGGACGTGCCCTGGAAGACCTCCTGGAGGCCGGCTCCGAGGCGCCAAAGCCCTCGGACCGAAAGCGGGCCGACCGCCTGCGTCTGCGGGAGGTGCTGGAGGGCGAGGACCTTGCGGACGCCCCTGCGGGCCCCATGCCGGGCGCGGTCCGCCCGATGCTCGCCACCCCGGCCCCGGAGCCCTTCGACGACCCGGAGTGGGTCTTCGAGGTGAAGTGGGACGGCTATCGGGCCGTGGCCGAGGTCCGGGACGGCGCCGTGAAGCTCTCCTCCCGCAACCTCCTCCCCCTGGAGGAGCGGTTCGCCCCCATCGTCGAGGCGCTACGGGAGTGCCGCTTCGAGGGGGTGCTCGACGGCGAGGTCGTGGCCGTGGACGAGCGGGGGCACCCCGACTTCCAGCGCCTCCAGGACTACCCCCGGGCGGGCGGTCACCTCCTCTACTGCGTCTTCGACCTCCTGCACCTCCAGGGGCACGACCTCACCGGCCTGCCCCTCGTCCGTCGAAAGGAGCTCCTCCAAAGGGTCCTGCCGTCCTCCCCGCGGCTTCGCTTCAGCAGCCACGTGGCCGGGGAAGGGGTCCTTTTCTTCCGGGTCGCGAGGGAGAAGGGGCTCGAGGGGATCGTGGGCAAGCACGCCCGCAGCCCCTACCTCCCGGGCACGAGGAGTCGCCAGTGGCGCAAGGTCAGGGCGACCCGGGCCCAGGACGCCGTGATCGGGGGCTTTACGGCGCCCCGGGGGGGGAGGCGGCACCTCGGCGCGCTGGTCCTCGGGGTGTACGAGGGCAGCGAGCTCGTCTGCATCGGCCACGCGGGAGGGGGCCTCAAGGCCGAGCACCTGCGCCGGCTGCGCGAGCGGCTCGAGCCCCTGGTGCAGGAAACGTGTCCCTTCCGGGCGGTGCCGCGAACCAACGCGCCGGCCACCTGGGTGCGGCCCGAGGTGGTGTGCGAGGTGGGCTACTCCGGCTGGACCCGCGAGGGGCTCCTGCGACACCCCGTCTTCCTGCGCCTGCGAGACGACAGGGTTGCCCGGGAGGTGGTGCGCGAGGGCGGCGAAGAAGAGAGGTGA
- a CDS encoding radical SAM protein encodes MTRPGLPVLLVQPPHAKACEPPPGLLALAGYLRARGIAVEVADLNLEVQERLLSASSLEAGAARQAAGGAAGPPLSSARRAVRRAPEGLAALRRAETYREWGPYRAGLDAVAEGWRALSRARGARWSVSDLEVPGLSPLSSADLLAVSREPERLPLFPELAAAARPLLDADPALIGVSATYLSQLLPAFALAGELRRLGYRGRLVLGGGSVTSWGPRLTPASPVFQAWDGLVAGPGEAALELLARGGRPAHAPGLLAPGFGAWSPAGSAGISPVCFAPDPAGWPWGRYLAPGPLLPLAASRGCYWRRCAFCPEAAQDRQPFRAGTPEALAEAILRARDAVGATRLHLTDDAVPPALLRRLARRLRGEGVAWYGFARLERQLLEPGFARELAEGGCALLQLGVETASQRLLDRMGKGTRAADAGSVLRNLAEAGIRTFVYLLFGLPGETREEAESTVEWAADHAPWITFANLALFHLPRGSSLEAGLPDDARGFAETDLSLYHPSGGPEPSGARAGRRRLRELVAGARRHPDLRPILARTPSGFTSNHAAFAPLPGPGAAP; translated from the coding sequence GTGACCCGGCCGGGCCTCCCCGTCCTCCTCGTCCAGCCCCCCCACGCCAAGGCCTGCGAGCCCCCGCCGGGGCTCCTGGCCCTGGCCGGGTACCTGCGTGCCCGGGGGATTGCGGTGGAGGTGGCGGACCTCAACCTGGAGGTGCAGGAACGACTCCTGTCTGCGTCCTCCCTGGAGGCGGGCGCGGCCCGCCAGGCCGCCGGGGGGGCTGCCGGACCGCCCCTTTCTTCGGCCCGGCGGGCCGTGCGGCGGGCGCCCGAGGGGCTGGCGGCGCTTCGCCGGGCCGAGACCTATCGGGAGTGGGGTCCCTACCGGGCCGGGCTGGACGCGGTGGCGGAGGGGTGGCGGGCCCTGTCCCGGGCCCGGGGGGCACGCTGGAGCGTCTCGGACCTGGAGGTGCCGGGGCTCTCCCCCCTTTCTTCCGCGGACCTCCTGGCCGTGTCCCGGGAGCCGGAGCGCCTGCCCCTCTTCCCCGAGCTGGCAGCCGCCGCCCGCCCCCTGCTGGACGCAGACCCGGCCCTGATCGGGGTCTCGGCCACCTACCTCTCCCAGCTCCTTCCGGCCTTTGCCCTGGCCGGAGAGCTGCGGCGCCTGGGGTACCGGGGGCGGCTGGTGCTGGGGGGGGGCTCGGTCACGTCGTGGGGGCCGCGCCTCACACCCGCGTCGCCCGTGTTCCAGGCGTGGGACGGTCTCGTGGCCGGCCCGGGAGAGGCAGCCCTCGAGCTCCTGGCCCGGGGGGGGCGGCCCGCGCACGCGCCCGGGCTCCTGGCTCCGGGTTTCGGGGCCTGGAGCCCCGCCGGCAGCGCCGGGATCTCCCCGGTGTGCTTCGCCCCCGATCCCGCGGGCTGGCCCTGGGGCCGCTACCTGGCGCCGGGTCCCCTCCTGCCTCTGGCCGCCTCCCGGGGCTGCTACTGGCGGCGGTGCGCCTTCTGCCCCGAGGCCGCCCAGGACCGCCAGCCCTTCCGGGCCGGCACTCCGGAAGCCCTGGCCGAGGCGATCCTGCGGGCGCGGGACGCCGTGGGCGCCACCCGGCTGCACCTCACCGACGACGCCGTGCCCCCGGCGCTCCTGCGCCGCCTGGCTCGGCGCCTGCGGGGGGAGGGGGTGGCGTGGTACGGGTTTGCCCGGCTGGAGCGCCAGCTCCTGGAGCCCGGCTTCGCCCGGGAGCTCGCCGAGGGGGGGTGCGCCCTGCTCCAGTTGGGGGTGGAGACCGCGTCCCAGCGGCTCCTGGACCGGATGGGGAAGGGCACCCGGGCGGCCGACGCCGGGTCGGTCCTGAGAAACCTCGCGGAGGCCGGCATCCGCACCTTCGTCTATCTGCTCTTCGGACTTCCGGGGGAAACGCGGGAGGAGGCCGAGTCCACCGTGGAATGGGCGGCGGACCACGCACCCTGGATCACCTTTGCGAATCTGGCCCTGTTTCACCTGCCCCGGGGGAGCTCCCTGGAGGCGGGGCTGCCGGACGACGCTCGTGGCTTCGCGGAGACCGACCTCTCCCTCTACCACCCCTCGGGCGGGCCGGAGCCTTCGGGGGCGCGGGCGGGCCGCCGGCGCCTGCGGGAGCTCGTCGCCGGGGCCCGCCGCCACCCCGACCTGCGCCCGATCCTCGCCCGCACGCCCTCGGGCTTCACCTCGAATCACGCGGCGTTCGCCCCCCTGCCGGGGCCGGGGGCGGCCCCGTAA
- the aroF gene encoding 3-deoxy-7-phosphoheptulonate synthase: protein MLIVMEQSASAEQVEAVSERVRSLGLTPQPIPGGSRVAIGVLGNQGYVDEAPFRDLPGVLQFIHVTKPYKLVSRDFRPRDTVVTIGGVPVGWGEEPVVIAGPCAVESRGQMLAAAQAVKAAGARVLRGGAFKPRTGPHSFQGLGFEGLEILAEAGRAVGLPVVTEVMRIDQLERVAAVADCIQIGARNMQNFDLLKEAGRAGKPVLLKRGMSATLEEFLAAAEYILLEGNPQVILCERGIRTFERALRNTLDLAVIPYLRAETHLPVIVDPSHALGRRDLVTPMAKAALVVGAAGIMVEVHPDPKTALCDGPQSLDGGGFARLMAEVEALRRAMSRV, encoded by the coding sequence ATGCTGATCGTCATGGAGCAGAGCGCGTCTGCCGAGCAGGTGGAGGCGGTGTCGGAGCGGGTGCGCAGCCTGGGCCTCACCCCCCAGCCGATCCCCGGCGGAAGCCGGGTGGCCATCGGCGTCCTGGGAAACCAGGGGTACGTGGACGAGGCTCCGTTTCGGGATCTGCCCGGCGTGCTCCAGTTCATCCACGTCACCAAGCCCTACAAGCTCGTGAGCCGGGACTTCCGGCCCCGGGACACGGTGGTGACCATCGGCGGGGTTCCCGTGGGCTGGGGCGAGGAGCCCGTGGTCATCGCGGGCCCCTGCGCCGTGGAGAGCCGGGGGCAGATGCTGGCCGCGGCCCAGGCCGTGAAGGCCGCGGGCGCACGGGTGCTTCGGGGCGGCGCCTTCAAGCCCCGCACCGGCCCCCACTCCTTCCAGGGCCTGGGGTTCGAGGGGCTCGAGATCCTGGCGGAAGCCGGCAGGGCGGTGGGCCTGCCCGTGGTGACGGAGGTCATGCGCATCGACCAGCTCGAGCGGGTCGCCGCCGTGGCCGACTGCATCCAGATCGGCGCCCGGAACATGCAGAACTTCGACCTCCTCAAGGAGGCCGGTAGGGCGGGCAAGCCCGTGCTGCTCAAGAGGGGCATGAGCGCGACCCTGGAGGAGTTCCTGGCCGCGGCGGAGTACATCCTCCTGGAGGGCAATCCCCAGGTGATCCTGTGCGAGCGGGGTATCCGCACCTTCGAGCGGGCGCTGCGCAACACGCTGGACCTGGCGGTGATCCCCTACCTGCGGGCGGAGACCCACCTGCCCGTCATCGTGGACCCGAGCCACGCCCTGGGGCGCCGGGACCTGGTGACCCCCATGGCGAAGGCCGCGCTGGTGGTGGGCGCTGCCGGCATCATGGTGGAGGTCCACCCGGACCCCAAGACGGCCCTGTGCGACGGCCCCCAGTCCCTGGACGGGGGAGGCTTTGCCCGTCTCATGGCAGAGGTGGAGGCGCTGCGCCGCGCGATGTCGCGGGTCTGA
- a CDS encoding Ku protein has translation MSSGKGRGMTGQGIWSGTISFSLVAIPVRLVRAVAPGRISFRLLHAADHSPLARRMVCPEEDATVPPEEIVRGYELAPDHYLPITEEELESVSPERSRTIEILEFIDLSEVDPVYFDRPYYLVPLKGGEKAYRLLAEVMGQTGKAGLAKFVLAEREYLVAVTSREGALLLVTLHYHDEVSPAGELAPEGKTSKARKARIREDVEGLRADFDPGKYADRRREKILALLRRKAEEEAPVESPGVGEEEGEEAGPPDLMAALEQAMREVKKGR, from the coding sequence ATGAGCTCGGGGAAGGGACGCGGCATGACCGGTCAGGGGATCTGGAGCGGCACGATCAGTTTCAGCCTGGTGGCGATCCCGGTGCGGCTGGTCCGGGCGGTGGCGCCGGGTCGCATCTCCTTTCGGCTGCTCCACGCCGCGGATCACTCGCCCCTGGCGCGTCGGATGGTCTGCCCCGAGGAGGACGCGACCGTCCCTCCGGAAGAGATCGTCCGGGGCTACGAGCTCGCCCCCGACCACTACCTGCCCATCACCGAAGAGGAGCTCGAGTCGGTCTCCCCCGAGCGCAGCCGCACCATCGAGATCCTGGAGTTCATCGACCTCTCCGAGGTGGACCCCGTCTACTTCGACCGGCCCTACTACCTGGTGCCCCTCAAGGGCGGAGAGAAGGCCTACCGGCTCCTGGCCGAGGTGATGGGCCAGACCGGGAAGGCGGGGCTGGCCAAGTTCGTGCTGGCCGAGCGGGAGTACCTGGTGGCGGTGACGAGCCGGGAGGGTGCCCTGCTGCTGGTCACCCTCCACTACCACGACGAGGTCTCCCCGGCCGGGGAGCTCGCACCCGAGGGCAAGACCTCGAAGGCCCGCAAAGCCCGCATCCGGGAAGACGTGGAGGGCCTCCGGGCCGACTTCGACCCGGGCAAGTACGCGGACCGGCGGCGGGAGAAGATCCTGGCCCTCCTGCGGAGGAAGGCCGAGGAGGAAGCGCCGGTGGAGTCGCCCGGGGTGGGCGAGGAGGAAGGCGAGGAGGCCGGCCCGCCCGACCTGATGGCGGCCCTGGAGCAAGCCATGCGCGAGGTGAAGAAGGGCCGGTGA
- a CDS encoding Ku protein, protein MAGRALWKGVIRFGETSVPVKLHSAVREERVRFHLLHRKDGVRLRQLMICAYEQKPVPVEAQTRGFEVEEGKYLLIDPEELEETAPEGSRAIEVHEFVPARQVDPLLMERVYYLEPDGILEGYGELAAVLGELGAAGICTWTMRKRSHLGALQARDQVLRLGTLRYADEVIGVGSLELPQIPVSEKEVEIGRTLIGQLAAPFAPEKFQNEHQRRLQELIEKKARGEKVRVLRPRQLEPTAPDKLLEALEASLKKVA, encoded by the coding sequence ATGGCGGGACGGGCTCTGTGGAAGGGGGTCATCCGGTTCGGGGAGACGAGCGTGCCGGTCAAGCTCCACTCGGCGGTTCGGGAGGAGCGCGTCCGCTTCCACCTCCTCCACCGCAAGGACGGGGTGCGGCTTCGCCAGCTGATGATCTGCGCCTACGAGCAGAAGCCGGTGCCGGTAGAGGCCCAGACCAGGGGGTTCGAGGTGGAGGAGGGCAAATACCTCCTGATCGACCCGGAGGAGCTGGAGGAGACCGCCCCCGAGGGGAGCCGGGCGATCGAGGTCCACGAGTTCGTGCCGGCCCGCCAGGTAGACCCCCTCCTCATGGAGCGGGTCTACTACCTGGAGCCCGACGGCATCCTGGAAGGCTACGGCGAGCTCGCGGCGGTGTTGGGGGAGCTGGGGGCGGCCGGGATCTGCACCTGGACCATGCGCAAGCGCTCCCATCTCGGCGCCCTCCAGGCGCGCGACCAGGTGCTGCGCCTCGGCACCCTTCGGTACGCCGACGAGGTCATCGGGGTGGGCTCCCTGGAGCTCCCGCAGATCCCGGTCTCCGAGAAGGAGGTGGAGATCGGCCGGACCCTGATCGGCCAGCTCGCCGCCCCCTTCGCACCGGAGAAGTTCCAGAACGAGCACCAGCGGCGGCTCCAGGAGTTGATCGAGAAGAAGGCGCGGGGCGAGAAGGTGCGGGTCCTGCGGCCCCGGCAGCTGGAGCCCACGGCGCCGGACAAGCTCCTGGAGGCCTTGGAGGCGAGCCTGAAGAAGGTGGCCTGA
- a CDS encoding YbaK/EbsC family protein, whose product MPTIEEVKAHLAQRGVEVRQFAEPTPTAETAARAVGCSPGEIAKTVLFVVGGVPVAVVTSGDHKVLGSKLKKATGLTGKVRLPSGDEVARHTGYAPGGVCPFLLPPGLRIVVDRSLRRFRTVYPAAGDDHSAVPLSVDRLLLLTAAREVDACEPLEGEVLAAK is encoded by the coding sequence ATGCCCACGATCGAAGAGGTGAAGGCGCACCTGGCCCAGCGGGGGGTCGAGGTGCGCCAGTTCGCCGAGCCCACCCCCACGGCGGAGACCGCGGCCCGAGCCGTGGGGTGCTCCCCCGGAGAGATCGCCAAGACCGTGCTCTTCGTCGTGGGCGGCGTGCCGGTTGCGGTGGTTACCAGCGGGGACCACAAGGTGCTCGGCAGCAAGCTCAAGAAGGCGACGGGCCTGACCGGGAAGGTCCGGCTCCCCAGCGGCGACGAGGTGGCGCGCCACACGGGCTACGCTCCCGGGGGCGTGTGCCCCTTCCTCCTGCCCCCGGGGCTCCGGATCGTGGTGGACCGGTCGCTCCGGCGGTTCCGCACGGTCTACCCGGCGGCGGGAGACGACCACTCCGCGGTGCCCCTCTCGGTGGACCGCCTCCTGCTGCTCACCGCGGCCCGGGAGGTGGACGCCTGCGAACCCCTGGAGGGGGAGGTTCTGGCCGCGAAGTAG